In Vibrio japonicus, one DNA window encodes the following:
- a CDS encoding ABC transporter ATP-binding protein → MYALEIEQLRKTYAGGFEALKGVSLNVEKGDFYALLGPNGAGKSTTIGVISSLVNKTSGKVTVFGHDIDNELELAKQNLGLVPQEFNFNQFETVEQIVMQQAGYYGVPKALAKERAEKYLNKLDLWEKRNERSRNLSGGMKRRLMIARALMHEPKLLILDEPTAGVDIELRRSMWQFLKEINQQGITIILTTHYLEEAEMLCRNIGIINKGELIENTTMKDLLSKLQVETFILDLEDGAVEPTLEGVVSQRMESGSLEIEIEKTKGLNGIFSQLSEQGIKVLSMRNKANRLEELFVSIVREGSK, encoded by the coding sequence ATGTACGCTTTAGAAATAGAACAGCTACGCAAGACCTATGCAGGTGGTTTTGAAGCTCTAAAAGGAGTGAGCTTAAACGTTGAAAAAGGAGATTTCTATGCGTTACTTGGGCCAAATGGCGCAGGTAAATCAACCACGATTGGGGTGATTTCGTCACTCGTCAACAAGACATCAGGCAAAGTCACCGTTTTCGGACACGACATCGATAACGAGCTAGAACTGGCTAAGCAAAACCTAGGCTTGGTTCCTCAAGAGTTTAACTTTAACCAGTTTGAAACGGTTGAACAGATCGTTATGCAGCAGGCCGGTTACTATGGTGTTCCTAAAGCACTTGCTAAAGAACGTGCTGAAAAGTACCTCAACAAGCTGGACCTATGGGAAAAGCGTAATGAGCGTTCAAGAAACCTATCTGGCGGTATGAAACGCCGTTTAATGATTGCACGCGCTTTGATGCACGAACCTAAGCTACTGATTCTAGATGAGCCGACCGCAGGTGTGGATATCGAACTGCGTCGCTCGATGTGGCAGTTCCTAAAAGAGATCAACCAACAAGGTATTACCATTATTCTGACCACTCACTATCTAGAAGAAGCTGAAATGCTGTGCCGTAATATCGGTATCATCAATAAAGGTGAGTTGATCGAAAACACGACGATGAAAGATCTGTTGAGTAAGCTGCAAGTCGAAACGTTTATTCTTGATCTTGAAGACGGGGCTGTCGAACCAACACTGGAAGGTGTCGTTAGCCAACGAATGGAATCTGGCTCATTAGAGATTGAAATTGAGAAAACCAAAGGTCTCAATGGTATTTTCAGCCAACTGAGTGAGCAGGGAATCAAGGTGCTGTCCATGAGAAACAAAGCAAACCGCTTAGAAGAACTGTTTGTGAGTATCGTTAGAGAGGGGAGCAAGTAA
- a CDS encoding SulP family inorganic anion transporter, producing MFGSRFEDINLKGDLFGGVTTAIISLPLALAFGVASGAGAEAGLWGAIMVGFFASLFGGSNTLISEPTGPMTVIMTAVLTSMMAKYPESGMAMTFTVVMMAGAFQILLGTLKLGKYVTLMPYSVVSGFMSGIGVILIILQLSPLLGHAAPSGGVTGTLSALPDTVANLKFSELFLGLLTLGILFLFPKQYRKYVPAQLVALVVVTLLSVIFFDMDTIRRIGEIPAGLPSLVIPQINAEMFTEMLIDALVLGTLGCIDTLLTAVIGDSLTRKEHDSDKELRGQGLANMISGLFGALPGAGATMGTVTNIQVGARSPLSGVVRALMLALVVLVAGGLTEPIPMAVLAGIAVYVGFNILDWSFIQRAHKVSVQGMVIMYGVMLLTVFVDLIVAVGLGVFISNIIVIERLSREQARQVKAISDADDDDVPLTDSERALLDRARSKVLFFYLSGPMIFSVSKAISRQHTSISDYEVMILDLTDVPMIDVTVGLALENAIKDALDAKCQVYLLCPNENTRQQLDKFHVIDLVPDENTFKFRYEALKAAIKHVDSDEHQFQAV from the coding sequence GTGTTCGGAAGTCGTTTTGAAGATATCAATCTCAAAGGAGATCTGTTTGGCGGTGTGACAACCGCAATAATCTCGCTACCTCTTGCCTTGGCATTTGGGGTTGCATCGGGAGCGGGTGCAGAAGCAGGCCTTTGGGGCGCGATTATGGTGGGCTTTTTCGCTTCACTATTTGGTGGTTCCAATACGCTAATCTCTGAGCCTACAGGCCCTATGACGGTGATTATGACAGCGGTACTCACCAGTATGATGGCAAAGTACCCTGAAAGTGGTATGGCCATGACTTTTACCGTAGTCATGATGGCAGGGGCATTTCAGATCTTGCTGGGTACGCTAAAGCTCGGAAAGTATGTCACTTTAATGCCATACAGCGTTGTTTCCGGTTTCATGTCGGGCATTGGCGTTATTCTTATCATCCTACAGTTATCGCCTCTACTTGGTCATGCTGCGCCTTCAGGAGGCGTGACTGGAACGCTATCTGCACTGCCAGACACGGTCGCTAATTTGAAGTTTAGCGAGCTTTTCTTAGGCTTGCTGACGCTCGGAATTCTGTTTCTTTTCCCTAAGCAATACCGTAAATACGTGCCAGCACAGTTAGTGGCTTTGGTTGTCGTGACTTTGCTGTCTGTGATCTTCTTTGATATGGATACGATTCGCCGTATCGGAGAAATTCCTGCTGGATTGCCATCTTTGGTGATTCCTCAAATCAATGCTGAAATGTTCACTGAGATGCTGATTGATGCACTGGTTCTCGGCACTTTGGGCTGTATTGATACACTACTGACTGCGGTAATTGGTGACTCACTGACTCGAAAAGAACACGATTCAGATAAAGAGCTGCGTGGTCAGGGATTGGCGAACATGATTTCTGGTCTGTTTGGTGCACTGCCTGGTGCTGGTGCGACCATGGGGACAGTGACCAACATTCAAGTGGGTGCTCGCTCACCATTGTCTGGTGTGGTTCGCGCACTTATGTTAGCGCTAGTCGTATTAGTGGCTGGTGGGCTGACCGAACCAATCCCTATGGCGGTATTGGCTGGTATTGCTGTTTACGTTGGTTTTAATATTCTTGATTGGAGTTTCATCCAGCGTGCTCATAAGGTCAGTGTTCAAGGCATGGTGATCATGTACGGCGTAATGCTTCTGACAGTGTTTGTCGATTTGATTGTCGCGGTGGGTCTGGGTGTATTCATCTCTAATATTATTGTGATTGAACGTCTCAGCCGTGAACAAGCGCGTCAAGTGAAAGCAATCAGTGATGCAGACGATGATGATGTTCCTTTAACTGATAGTGAAAGGGCACTACTCGATAGAGCAAGAAGCAAAGTATTGTTCTTCTATCTTTCTGGGCCGATGATCTTCAGTGTATCGAAAGCGATCTCACGTCAACACACCAGTATTTCAGATTACGAAGTAATGATCCTCGATTTAACGGATGTACCGATGATTGATGTGACGGTAGGTTTGGCATTGGAAAACGCCATCAAAGATGCGCTGGATGCCAAATGTCAGGTTTACTTGCTTTGCCCGAATGAAAATACACGGCAGCAGTTAGACAAATTCCATGTGATTGATTTGGTCCCTGACGAAAATACCTTTAAGTTCCGTTACGAAGCACTTAAAGCCGCAATCAAGCATGTAGACAGTGATGAACATCAATTCCAAGCGGTATAA
- the can gene encoding carbonate dehydratase — protein MPEIKQLFENNSKWSESIKAERPEYFAKLEEGQNPEFLWIGCSDSRVPAERLTGLYSGELFVHRNVANQVIHTDLNCLSVVQYAVDVLKVKHIIVCGHYGCGGVNAAIDNPQLGLINNWLLHIRDLYFKHRKYLDDMPAEDRTDKLGEINVAEQVYNLGNSTIMQNAWERGQDVEIHGVVYGIGDGKLEYLGVRSTSRESVETSYQKAMEEILNPEHKLLCR, from the coding sequence ATGCCAGAAATTAAACAGCTATTTGAAAACAATTCGAAATGGTCTGAGTCCATTAAAGCGGAACGACCTGAATACTTTGCCAAACTGGAAGAAGGGCAAAATCCGGAGTTCTTGTGGATTGGTTGTTCAGACAGTCGAGTACCCGCAGAGCGTCTGACGGGGCTTTATTCAGGTGAATTATTTGTTCATCGGAATGTGGCTAACCAAGTTATTCATACCGACCTAAACTGCTTGTCTGTTGTGCAATACGCTGTCGATGTTTTAAAAGTAAAACACATCATTGTCTGCGGTCACTATGGGTGTGGCGGTGTTAATGCAGCGATTGATAATCCGCAACTTGGTCTAATTAATAACTGGCTTTTGCATATTCGCGATCTTTACTTTAAACATCGTAAATACTTAGATGACATGCCAGCAGAAGATCGAACGGATAAACTCGGAGAGATCAACGTAGCAGAACAAGTGTATAACCTTGGTAACTCTACGATCATGCAAAACGCATGGGAAAGAGGGCAAGATGTGGAAATACACGGTGTTGTATACGGAATTGGTGATGGTAAGCTCGAATATTTAGGTGTTCGCTCTACCTCACGTGAAAGTGTCGAGACTTCATACCAAAAAGCGATGGAAGAGATCCTTAATCCAGAACACAAGCTGCTTTGTCGTTAA
- the hpt gene encoding hypoxanthine phosphoribosyltransferase, with product MKHTIEVMISEQEVQERVRELGKQITAHYEGSEDLVLVGLLRGSFVFLADLARNIELTHQVDFMTASSYGNTMESSRDVRILKDLDDDIKGKDVLLVEDIIDTGNTLNKIKEILSLREPKSIAICTLLDKPSRREIEVPVDWIGFAIPDEFVVGVGIDYAQKYRHLPFIGKVIPQE from the coding sequence ATGAAACATACAATAGAAGTAATGATTTCTGAGCAAGAGGTTCAGGAACGCGTACGTGAACTTGGAAAACAAATCACAGCTCATTACGAAGGTAGTGAAGATCTGGTTCTAGTTGGACTATTACGTGGCTCATTTGTTTTTTTGGCAGATTTAGCGCGTAACATCGAACTGACTCACCAAGTGGATTTCATGACGGCTTCTAGCTACGGCAACACAATGGAGAGCTCTCGTGACGTTCGTATCCTGAAAGACTTGGATGATGATATCAAAGGCAAAGATGTACTGCTTGTAGAAGACATTATTGATACGGGTAATACGCTGAACAAAATCAAAGAGATCCTGTCTCTGCGTGAGCCTAAATCCATTGCGATTTGTACGTTACTGGATAAGCCTTCACGTCGTGAAATAGAAGTCCCGGTTGATTGGATTGGTTTTGCGATTCCAGACGAGTTCGTTGTGGGTGTAGGTATCGACTACGCGCAGAAATACCGTCATTTACCGTTCATTGGCAAAGTGATCCCTCAGGAATAA
- a CDS encoding LuxR/HapR/OpaR family quorum-sensing transcriptional regulator yields MDSIAKRPRTRLSPQKRKQQLMEISLEVFARRGIGRGGHADIAEIAQVSVATVFNYFPTREDLVDDVLNHVVRQFSNFLSDNIDLDLHAKENLANLTSAMVELVVNDCHWLKVWFEWSASTRDEVWPLFVSTNRTNQLLVQNMFIKAIERGEVCDLHDPSDLATLFHGMCYSLFIQANRTQDPEALATLTQSYLDMLCIYKRDH; encoded by the coding sequence ATGGACTCTATAGCTAAAAGGCCGCGTACGCGCCTGTCTCCACAAAAGAGAAAGCAGCAACTAATGGAAATTTCATTAGAAGTGTTTGCTCGCAGAGGTATTGGCCGTGGTGGTCATGCGGATATTGCTGAAATTGCTCAAGTTTCAGTAGCAACAGTATTCAACTATTTCCCAACTCGCGAAGACTTAGTCGATGATGTACTCAACCACGTCGTCAGGCAGTTTTCTAACTTCCTTTCAGACAATATCGATCTAGATCTTCACGCAAAAGAAAACCTAGCAAATCTAACATCAGCGATGGTTGAACTTGTCGTGAATGATTGTCACTGGCTGAAAGTATGGTTTGAGTGGAGCGCATCAACGCGCGATGAAGTTTGGCCACTGTTTGTATCAACAAACCGCACCAATCAGCTTCTGGTACAGAACATGTTCATAAAGGCCATTGAGCGTGGTGAGGTTTGTGATCTGCACGATCCATCTGATCTTGCGACTCTGTTCCACGGCATGTGCTATTCACTGTTTATTCAGGCAAACCGTACACAAGATCCAGAAGCATTGGCGACCCTCACCCAAAGCTACTTGGATATGCTATGCATCTATAAACGCGATCATTAA
- the lpdA gene encoding dihydrolipoyl dehydrogenase, which yields MSKEIKAQVVVLGSGPAGYSAAFRCADLGLETVLVERYSTLGGVCLNVGCIPSKALLHVSKVIEEAKAMADHGVVFGEPQTDINKIRIWKEKVVNQLTGGLSGMAKMRNVTVVSGYGKFTGPNSILVEGEGESTVVNFENAIVAAGSRPIKLPFIPHEDPRIWDSTDALELKEVPEKLLIMGGGIIGLEMGTVYHSLGSKVEVVEMFDQVIPAADKDIVKVYTKRIKDKFKLMLETKVTAVEAKEDGIYVSMEGKKAPAEAERYDAVLVAIGRVPNGKLIDGEKAGLEIDERGFINVDKQMRTNVPHIFAIGDIVGQPMLAHKGVHEGHVAAEVISGKKHYFDPKVIPSIAYTEPEVAWVGKTEKEAKEEGIKYEVATFPWAASGRAIASDCADGMTKLIFDKETHRVIGGAIVGTNGGELLGEIGLAIEMGCDAEDIALTIHAHPTLHESVGLAAEVFEGSITDLPNKKAVKKKK from the coding sequence ATGAGCAAAGAAATTAAAGCCCAAGTTGTTGTACTTGGTTCTGGTCCTGCTGGTTACTCCGCTGCCTTCCGTTGTGCAGACTTAGGTCTTGAAACTGTACTTGTTGAACGTTACAGCACTCTAGGTGGTGTGTGTCTGAACGTGGGTTGTATCCCATCTAAAGCACTTCTACACGTTTCTAAAGTTATCGAAGAAGCGAAAGCGATGGCTGATCACGGCGTTGTATTCGGCGAGCCGCAAACAGACATCAACAAGATCCGTATCTGGAAAGAAAAAGTTGTTAACCAACTAACTGGCGGCCTAAGTGGCATGGCTAAGATGCGTAACGTGACTGTTGTTAGCGGTTACGGTAAGTTTACTGGTCCTAACTCTATCCTTGTTGAAGGTGAAGGTGAGTCAACAGTTGTAAACTTTGAAAACGCGATCGTTGCAGCTGGTTCTCGTCCAATCAAACTGCCATTTATCCCGCATGAAGACCCACGTATTTGGGACTCTACTGACGCTCTTGAACTGAAAGAAGTGCCAGAAAAACTGCTTATCATGGGTGGTGGTATCATCGGTCTAGAAATGGGTACGGTTTACCACTCTCTAGGTTCTAAAGTTGAAGTTGTTGAGATGTTTGACCAGGTAATTCCTGCGGCAGACAAAGATATCGTTAAGGTTTACACCAAGCGTATCAAAGACAAGTTCAAGCTAATGCTAGAAACGAAAGTAACAGCAGTTGAAGCGAAAGAAGACGGTATCTACGTTTCAATGGAAGGCAAGAAAGCACCTGCAGAAGCAGAGCGCTACGATGCTGTTCTAGTTGCTATCGGTCGTGTACCAAACGGTAAGCTAATCGACGGTGAAAAAGCGGGTCTAGAAATCGACGAGCGCGGCTTCATCAACGTTGATAAGCAAATGCGTACTAACGTTCCTCACATCTTCGCTATCGGTGACATCGTTGGCCAACCAATGCTTGCTCACAAAGGTGTGCACGAAGGTCACGTAGCTGCTGAAGTTATCTCTGGTAAGAAGCACTACTTCGACCCTAAAGTTATTCCTTCAATCGCGTACACTGAGCCAGAAGTGGCTTGGGTTGGTAAGACTGAGAAAGAAGCGAAAGAAGAAGGCATCAAGTACGAAGTGGCAACATTCCCGTGGGCAGCATCAGGTCGTGCAATCGCATCTGACTGTGCAGACGGTATGACTAAGCTAATCTTCGACAAAGAAACTCATCGCGTAATCGGTGGTGCTATCGTTGGTACTAACGGTGGTGAACTACTAGGTGAAATCGGTCTAGCGATCGAGATGGGTTGTGATGCAGAAGATATTGCTCTGACTATCCACGCTCACCCAACTCTACACGAGTCTGTAGGTCTAGCTGCTGAAGTATTTGAAGGTTCAATCACTGACCTTCCAAACAAAAAAGCAGTTAAGAAGAAAAAGTAA
- the aceF gene encoding pyruvate dehydrogenase complex dihydrolipoyllysine-residue acetyltransferase yields MAIEINVPDIGADEVEVTEILVSVGDKVEEEQSLITVEGDKASMEVPASQAGIVKEIKVAEGDKVSTGSLIMIFEAEGAAAEAAPAAAPAVEAPAAPAAAELKEVHVPDIGGDEVEVTEIMVAIGDSIEEEQSLITVEGDKASMEVPAPFAGTLKEIKVAAGDKVSTGSLIMVFETAGSGAPAAPAAEASDRVEAPAAAAPAASAAKEVNVPDIGGDEVEVTEIMVAVGDTVEEEQSLITVEGDKASMEVPAPFAGTVKEIKIAAGDKVSTGSLIMVFEVAGAAPVAVAAPAQAAAPAATAPKAEAPAAAAPAATGDFQENNEYAHASPVVRRLAREFGVNLSKVKGTGRKSRILKEDVQNYVKEALKRLESGAAASGKGDGAALGLLPWPKVDFSKFGETEVQPLSRIKKISGANLHRNWVMIPHVTQWDNADITALEAFRKEQNAIEAKKDTGMKITPLVFIMKAAAKALEAFPAFNSSLSEDGESLILKKYVNIGIAVDTPNGLVVPVFKDVNKKGIYELSEELMAVSKKARSGKLTAADMQGGCFTISSLGGIGGTAFTPIVNAPEVGILGVSKSEMKPVWNGKEFEPRLQLPLSLSYDHRVIDGAEGARFITYLNACLSDIRRLVL; encoded by the coding sequence ATGGCAATCGAAATTAATGTACCAGACATCGGTGCGGATGAGGTTGAAGTTACTGAGATTCTTGTAAGCGTTGGCGACAAGGTTGAAGAAGAGCAGTCTCTGATCACTGTTGAAGGCGATAAAGCTTCTATGGAAGTTCCTGCTTCTCAAGCGGGTATCGTTAAAGAAATCAAAGTTGCAGAAGGCGACAAGGTTTCTACTGGTTCTCTAATCATGATTTTCGAAGCTGAAGGTGCCGCTGCAGAAGCGGCTCCTGCGGCAGCCCCAGCAGTTGAAGCTCCAGCAGCTCCTGCAGCGGCAGAACTGAAAGAAGTTCACGTACCAGACATCGGTGGTGACGAAGTTGAAGTTACTGAAATCATGGTAGCAATCGGCGACAGCATCGAAGAAGAGCAATCTCTGATCACTGTAGAAGGCGACAAAGCTTCTATGGAAGTTCCTGCACCATTCGCAGGTACTCTTAAAGAGATCAAAGTAGCAGCAGGCGATAAAGTATCGACTGGCTCTCTAATCATGGTATTCGAAACTGCAGGTTCAGGCGCTCCAGCAGCTCCTGCGGCCGAGGCGTCGGACCGTGTAGAAGCACCAGCAGCGGCAGCTCCAGCAGCATCTGCGGCAAAAGAAGTTAATGTTCCAGATATCGGTGGCGACGAAGTAGAAGTTACTGAAATCATGGTTGCAGTTGGCGATACAGTGGAAGAAGAGCAATCTCTAATCACTGTAGAAGGTGACAAAGCTTCTATGGAAGTTCCTGCACCATTCGCTGGTACTGTTAAAGAAATCAAGATTGCAGCTGGCGACAAAGTGTCTACTGGCTCACTAATCATGGTATTCGAGGTTGCAGGCGCAGCGCCTGTAGCAGTAGCGGCTCCAGCTCAAGCAGCAGCACCTGCAGCAACGGCTCCTAAAGCAGAAGCTCCAGCGGCAGCAGCTCCAGCAGCGACTGGCGACTTCCAAGAAAACAACGAGTACGCTCACGCGTCTCCAGTTGTTCGTCGTCTAGCTCGTGAGTTCGGCGTAAACCTATCTAAGGTTAAAGGTACTGGTCGTAAGAGCCGTATCCTGAAAGAAGACGTTCAGAACTACGTGAAAGAAGCACTTAAGCGTCTTGAGTCTGGTGCAGCAGCATCTGGCAAAGGCGATGGTGCAGCTCTTGGTCTACTACCGTGGCCAAAAGTGGACTTCAGCAAGTTCGGTGAGACAGAAGTTCAACCGCTATCTCGCATTAAGAAGATCTCTGGTGCTAACCTACACCGTAACTGGGTAATGATCCCGCACGTTACACAGTGGGATAACGCAGACATCACAGCTCTTGAAGCATTCCGTAAAGAGCAAAACGCGATTGAAGCGAAGAAAGACACTGGTATGAAGATCACTCCACTTGTGTTCATCATGAAAGCGGCTGCTAAAGCTCTTGAAGCGTTCCCAGCGTTCAACTCTTCTCTATCAGAAGACGGTGAGAGCCTAATTCTGAAGAAATACGTGAACATCGGTATCGCGGTAGATACGCCAAACGGTCTAGTTGTTCCTGTATTTAAAGATGTGAACAAGAAAGGCATCTACGAGCTATCTGAAGAGCTAATGGCTGTTTCTAAGAAAGCACGTTCAGGTAAGCTAACTGCTGCTGACATGCAAGGTGGCTGTTTCACTATCTCTAGCCTAGGTGGTATCGGCGGTACTGCGTTTACTCCAATCGTAAACGCGCCAGAAGTTGGTATCCTAGGTGTGTCTAAGTCAGAGATGAAACCTGTATGGAACGGTAAAGAGTTCGAACCGCGTCTACAGCTTCCACTGTCTCTATCATACGACCACCGTGTGATCGATGGTGCTGAAGGTGCGCGCTTCATCACTTACCTAAACGCATGTCTATCTGACATTCGTCGTCTAGTTCTTTAA
- the aceE gene encoding pyruvate dehydrogenase (acetyl-transferring), homodimeric type, translated as MSDMKHDVDALETQDWLQALESVVREEGVERAQFLLEQVLDKARLDGVDMPTGINTNYINTIPADQEPAYPGDTTLERRIRAIIRWNAVMIVLRASKKDLELGGHMASFQSSAAFYETCFNHFFRAPNEKDGGDLVYYQGHISPGIYARAFVEGRLTEEQLDNFRQEVDGKGIPSYPHPKLMPEFWQFPTVSMGLGPISAIYQARFLKYLEGRGLKDTSEQRVYAFLGDGEMDEPESRGAISFAAREKLDNLCFLINCNLQRLDGPVMGNGKIIQELEGLFKGAGWNVVKVIWGNNWDSLLAKDTTGKLLQLMNETIDGDYQTFKAKDGAYVREHFFGKYPETAALVADMTDDEIFALKRGGHESSKLYAAYKNAADTKGRPTVILAKTVKGYGMGEAAEGKNIAHQVKKMDMTHVLHLRDRLGLQDILTDEAVKELPYLQLEEGSKEYEYLHARRKALHGYTPQRLPNFTQDLVVPELEEFKPLLEEQKRDISSTMAFVRALNVLLKNKSVGQNIVPIIADEARTFGMEGLFRQIGIYNPHGQNYTPQDRDIVSYYKEATSGQVLQEGINELGAMSSWVAAATSYSTNDLPMIPFYIYYSMFGFQRVGDMAWMAGDQQARGFLLGATAGRTTLNGEGLQHEDGHSHIMAGTVPNCISYDPTFAYEVAVIMQDGIRRMYGPEQENVFYYLTLMNENYAMPAMPEGAEEGIRKGIYKLETYTGSKGKVQLMSSGTIMNEVRKAAQILSDEYGVASDVYSVTSFNEVTRDGQAAERYNMLHPEAEAQVPYIQTVMGTEPAIAATDYMKNYAEQVRAFIPAESFKVLGTDGFGRSDSRENLRRHFEVNAGYVVVAALTELAKRGEVEKSVIAEAIKKFDIDTEKTNPLYA; from the coding sequence ATGTCTGATATGAAGCATGACGTAGATGCACTGGAAACTCAAGATTGGCTACAAGCACTTGAGTCAGTTGTACGTGAAGAAGGCGTAGAGCGTGCTCAGTTCCTACTTGAGCAAGTTCTAGATAAAGCACGTCTAGACGGTGTTGACATGCCAACTGGAATCAACACGAACTACATCAACACGATTCCAGCAGATCAAGAACCAGCTTACCCTGGTGATACAACGCTAGAGCGCCGTATTCGCGCAATCATTCGTTGGAACGCAGTAATGATTGTATTGCGTGCATCGAAGAAAGACCTAGAACTAGGCGGCCACATGGCGTCTTTCCAGTCTTCTGCTGCATTCTACGAAACATGTTTCAACCACTTCTTCCGTGCACCAAACGAGAAGGACGGTGGCGACTTAGTGTACTACCAAGGTCACATCTCACCGGGTATCTACGCTCGTGCGTTCGTTGAAGGCCGTCTAACTGAAGAGCAGCTAGACAACTTCCGTCAAGAAGTAGATGGTAAAGGTATCCCATCGTACCCGCACCCTAAACTAATGCCTGAATTCTGGCAGTTCCCTACTGTATCTATGGGTCTAGGTCCGATCTCTGCGATCTACCAAGCTCGTTTCCTTAAGTACCTTGAAGGCCGTGGTCTGAAAGATACTTCTGAGCAGCGCGTATACGCGTTCCTAGGTGACGGTGAGATGGATGAGCCAGAATCACGCGGTGCTATCTCTTTCGCTGCGCGTGAGAAGCTAGACAACCTATGTTTCCTAATCAACTGTAACCTACAGCGTCTAGACGGCCCTGTAATGGGTAACGGTAAGATCATTCAAGAACTTGAAGGTCTGTTCAAAGGTGCTGGCTGGAACGTAGTGAAAGTAATCTGGGGTAACAACTGGGATTCTCTACTAGCTAAAGACACAACTGGTAAGCTTCTACAGCTTATGAACGAAACAATCGATGGCGATTACCAAACGTTCAAAGCGAAAGATGGCGCGTACGTACGTGAGCACTTCTTCGGTAAGTACCCTGAGACAGCTGCACTCGTTGCTGACATGACTGACGACGAAATCTTCGCACTTAAGCGTGGTGGTCACGAGTCTTCTAAGCTATACGCTGCATACAAGAACGCGGCAGACACTAAAGGTCGTCCAACAGTAATCCTAGCTAAAACTGTTAAAGGTTACGGCATGGGTGAAGCGGCTGAAGGTAAGAACATCGCGCACCAAGTTAAGAAGATGGATATGACTCACGTACTACACCTACGTGATCGTCTAGGTCTTCAAGACATTCTAACTGACGAAGCAGTGAAAGAGCTTCCGTACCTGCAACTTGAAGAAGGTTCAAAAGAGTACGAATACCTACACGCTCGTCGTAAAGCGCTACACGGCTACACGCCACAGCGTCTGCCAAACTTCACTCAAGACCTAGTGGTTCCTGAGCTAGAAGAATTTAAGCCTCTACTAGAAGAGCAGAAACGTGATATCTCTTCTACTATGGCATTCGTACGTGCACTGAACGTTCTACTTAAGAACAAGAGCGTTGGTCAGAACATCGTTCCGATCATTGCTGACGAAGCGCGTACATTCGGTATGGAAGGTCTGTTCCGTCAAATCGGTATTTACAACCCGCACGGCCAGAACTACACACCACAAGACCGCGACATCGTTTCTTACTACAAAGAAGCAACGTCAGGTCAGGTTCTACAAGAAGGTATCAACGAGCTAGGTGCTATGTCTTCATGGGTTGCAGCAGCGACTTCATACTCGACAAACGACCTACCAATGATCCCGTTCTACATCTACTACTCAATGTTCGGCTTCCAACGTGTTGGCGACATGGCGTGGATGGCTGGTGACCAACAAGCTCGTGGTTTCCTACTAGGTGCTACTGCTGGTCGTACAACGCTGAACGGTGAAGGTCTGCAGCACGAAGACGGTCACTCGCACATCATGGCGGGTACGGTTCCTAACTGTATCTCTTACGACCCAACATTCGCGTACGAAGTAGCGGTAATCATGCAAGACGGTATCCGTCGCATGTACGGTCCAGAACAAGAGAACGTGTTCTACTACCTAACGTTAATGAACGAGAACTACGCAATGCCAGCAATGCCAGAAGGCGCTGAAGAAGGCATCCGTAAGGGTATCTACAAGCTAGAAACTTACACTGGTTCTAAAGGTAAAGTGCAGCTAATGAGCTCTGGTACTATCATGAACGAAGTACGTAAAGCCGCTCAAATCCTAAGCGATGAGTACGGTGTTGCATCTGACGTTTACTCTGTAACGTCATTCAACGAAGTAACTCGTGACGGTCAAGCAGCAGAGCGTTACAACATGCTACACCCAGAAGCGGAAGCGCAAGTTCCTTACATCCAAACTGTAATGGGTACTGAGCCAGCTATCGCAGCAACTGACTACATGAAGAACTACGCAGAGCAGGTTCGTGCATTCATTCCTGCTGAGTCTTTCAAAGTTCTTGGTACTGATGGCTTCGGTCGCTCAGACAGCCGTGAAAACCTACGTCGTCACTTCGAAGTGAACGCAGGTTACGTAGTAGTAGCAGCGCTAACTGAACTAGCGAAACGTGGCGAAGTTGAGAAGTCTGTAATTGCTGAAGCAATTAAGAAGTTCGACATCGACACTGAGAAAACTAACCCGCTATACGCTTAA